The window TCGCTACCGCGTGGGTGTCGTAGAAAAATGGGACTTCAAGCTCGTCTTTTAAGAGTCCCAAGAATTTCTGTGTTTTTTTACTTCCGAGTGGATGTTCAGCACTCAGCCTATGAAGCTCCTCGACGAACTCCTGGTTCTTCAGCGGGCCAAGCCACAGCGGCCCATGGGCGGTGGCTTTCGATGGGAGGAAGGTGTTTTCAAACTCGAACTTTCCGCTCTCGTCTTGGTAAAGGTAGCCAAGCTGCTTCATGCTTTTATCTGCCGTCTTTGCTCCGTTCCTCAGCTGGAGGAAGGCCCTGAAGTAGTGGTCACGGTAGTAGGCCAGAAGAACCTCAACGCCGAGGTCGTATTTGGCAGCGTACCTGACGAGGGTCCCAATGAGGATCCTAAGGCCTGCCTCATGGCAGAGCTCGCCCCTTATGGGCTCTGCAAGGTATTTGCGCAGGCAAGCGTTCCTGTAGGCTCCGCAGAGGACTCCAGTGTCGGTCGCAGTGATAGCCAAAACGCCGCGCCTTTTTACGGCTCTAAGAGCCGAATCAAGGAACTCCATCGGCGAGCCGAATGGGTCCAAGTCAACGAAGTCGAAGTATCTAAACTGCTCGTTCATCAGCCTGTTAGCGTCGGCGTTGGTTACAACCAACGTTTTTTCTCCCTCGAGAACGGCCATCTTCCCTTCGATTTCGAGCTCTCCGGAGAAGTTCAGTTTCACGTTATCGACTATAAGCCTGAACGCATTGGGATTTATGTCGTTGAGCCATATCTCCCCAGCAGGGGTTTCGAGGGCGTAGCGGATGCCTCTTATCCCTGTCGCAGAGAGCGCATCAAGAACGCGCCTGGAGCCGAGAGCCTTCAGAGCAAGAACGCTTATGTCTCTGTTCAGAGCCATAAGGGGATTGTAGAAGACTGGCGCATCGTAAATCCTCTCGGCCTTTGGAACCAAAATCCTCGCGAGACCTTCCCTCACTTCCTTTAGCTCCATCATCTCACCAGAGAAAGAAAAGGTTGGGGGGTTTAAAGGATTTCGACGTAGTCGCCGAGGGCCTGTCCGGGAAGGCCTGGCTTGAAGTAGGCCTTGACCTCACCGCGGTTGCCGTGAGGTTTGAGAATCTTTCCAACCATCTTCTTTCCGGTCGGCGTCCTCCAGACGACCTTCCTGCCGATGAGCCTGGCAGCCTGCTCCCTTCCGTCAACGCCGAGCGGCTTGAGAATCATGTGGTGGTTGTCCTGGTGTTCGTGGGTACCGGCGTAGGCAAGGACGATGGCCTTTCCACGTGGCATCGCCCTCACCTCCACCGAAGGGGGTTCACTGGAGGGAACTTTTAAGCTTTATCCTTCAAACCCGGCGAGCCCATCATCTATATCAAGTATCTCCCTAATGTCCTTGATTTTGACGAAGTTCTGCCTCTCGAAGAGCAGAGCCACGTCGCTCTTGTAGGGAGAGGCCTTCTGGACGAGGAGTGTGTTATCATCGAGGATGTAGGTGAACCTTCCCGGGCTGTCATCAACCCACACGAATGGCTCATCAGGATAGAGCGCCCTGAGGGTCTCGAACTTCTGGAGCATGTCCTTCGTACCCTTAAATGTTATAACCTCATCGAACTCGTCGTACCAGTTCGTCTTCTTCATGAAGATGACCTTTCCGCCTGGATAAGTGTGCTCGCCAGAGAAGCTTATAACGCGCCTTCCGCGCTTTCTCAGCGTTCTGATTACCTCCTTCGCGAAGGGGAAGTCCTTAATGTACTTCGGCATCAGCTTGTAGTACTCGTGTATCGTTCCCTGGGCCACCAGCTCGTGGATGACGCCAAGGTACTGGTAGGTCAGCTTGCCCTTGATGAAAAGGAAAAGTGCCTTGTAGTACTCGTCATAGAGGTCGCTCTCTATCACGGCGGGAATGGTTTTCTCTATAGCTATCGTGAGAGCCTTCTCAACGGCACCCGTGCTGTCAACGAGCGTCCCATCGAAGTCAAAGAGGTAAACTACCATGATTGAGGGTATCACCTACGGAGTTATAACGCTTTCTTCCCGAAAGGATTTTATTAATGAAGCCCATCATCACGTCTGGTGGTTGTGATGAGAATCGAGAGACTCCAGGAGTACATCTCAGAGAAGGGTCTTGACGCCGCTCTAATAACGAGAAGGGAGAACCTCTTCTACTTTACCGGAAGCTCACCCGTCCTTGGTGGCTATCTCGTTGTTACCCCAGACGAGAGCGTGTTTCTCGTTCCAGAGCTCGAGTATGAGGAGGCGAAGGAGACTTCAAAGGTCCCCGTTGAAAAGTTCAAGGCTGGAAAGGGGCTGTACGAGAGGCTGAAAAGCTTCAAACTAAGAAAGCTCGGCATTGAAGGCAGAACGAGCTTTTCAATGGTTCAGGCCCTCAGGGAAAAGGCCGGTGTTGAGGACTTCGACGTTCTCGATGAGGTCATCAAGGAGCTCAGAATCATTAAGACAAAGGAAGAGATAGAGGTCATTGAAGCTGCCTGCAAGATAGCCGATATGGCCATGATGGCGGCGCTGGAAGAGATAAGTGAGGGCAAGCGTGAAAGGGAAATAGCCGCGGAGATGGAGTACGTCATGAAGATGAACGGCGCGGAAAAGCCAGCCTTCGACACTATAATAGCCAGCGGCTGGCGCTCTGCTCTGCCCCACGGCGTTGCCAGCGACAAAAGGATAGAGCGCGGCGAGCTGGTCGTTATCGACGAGGGCGCCCTTTACAGACACTACCATTCCGATATGACCAGAACCATTGTTGTTGGCTCCCCGAACGAGAAGCAGAAGGAGATCTACGAAATAGTCCTTGAGGCCCAGAAGAAGGGTGTGGAGGCAGCAAGGCCTGGAATAACGGCCAAAGAGCTTGACACCATTGTCAGGAATATCATAGCCGAGTACGGCTACGGCGACAACTTCATCCACTCCACCGGCCACGGCGTAGGCCTTGAAATCCACGAGTGGCCTCGTGTGAGCCAGCAGGACGACACAGAGCTCAAGCCGGGCATGGTAATAACTATCGAGCCCGGTATATACATTCCCAAGTTCGGTGGAGTTCGCATAGAGGACACCGTTCTCATAACCGAGAACGGCGCAAAGAGGCTTACCAAGACTGAGAGGGAGCTCATCTGACTCCTTCCCCATTTCTCTCACAACTTTTTAAAGCCCGATACCTATTTTTTCAGGGGGTGAGAAGGTGCAGATAATCCACGAGGATCCCAAGGAGGGCAAGGTGAAGGTCAAGGCAGAGACTCTCGATGATCTCTGGCACCTCTACCACATCATCGACGAGGGAGACGTCGTTTACGCCAAAACGCTCAGAAAGCAGAGCCAGAGGAGCGACTCCCTGAGAGCGGAGAAGGTCGAGGTTATCCCAGTCTTCCTTGGAGTTAGGGCGGAGAAGATAAACTTCCACAAGTTCGCCAACCAGGTACGCGTTACCGGGCCGATAGTCTACGCGAGCAGGGAGGACGTTCCCCTCGGGAAGTACCACACCATAGCCATCGAGGAGGGCACGGTAGTCACAATCCAGAAGCCACGCTGGAAGGAGCATCACATCGAGCGCTTGAGGGAAGCGGTCAGCGCCTCCAAGCGCGCCAGGGTCATGATAGTCGTTATCGATGATGGCGAGGCCGACATGGCGCTGGTGAGGGAATATGGCGTGGAAATACTCACGAGCATAAGGCACAACCTCGGCGGAAAGCGTTACAACACGGACAGGGAAGCCGAGGAGAAGAGGTTCTTCCACGATGTGGCAAAGACCATGGAGGAGATAATGAACCGTGAGAAGGTCGAGAAGGCCATAGTTGCCGGCCCTGGTTTCGTCAAGGAAGACTTCTACAAGTTCCTCCGAGAGAACTATCCAGAGCTGGTCAAGAAGGTCGTCATCGAGGACACGAGCGTGACCGGCAGAACGGGCATCTACGAGGTTATCAAACGTGGAACCGTCGATAGGGTCTACCACGAGAACCGCGTTGCGAAAGAAGTCCAGCTCATTGAAAAGGTGCTCGAGAACATAGCGAAGAACAACGGCCTAGTTGCCTATGGCCTCAGGGAAGTCGAGGAAGCAGCGAACTACGGCGCGGTTGAGACGCTCCTGGTTCTCGACGAACTGCTCAAGGGGGAGATGAGAGAGAAGATCGAGGAACTAATGGACGCTGTTAGATACTCTCGCGGTGAGGTCGTCATCGTCAGCTCAGAGCATGAAGGAGGGGAGAAGCTGAAAGCCCTTGGAGGCCTGGCGGCTCTGCTGAGGTTTAGAGTGAAATGAGCTCTACCCCTCTCCGTACAGCTCTGTGTAGGGGTCCCTTTCAAAAGTCGGGAAGGTCTTTTCTTTCCCTCCTTTCACAAGAACCCGTTCTTTTTCCTCCGTGAACTCCCCGAGCTCAAATGCCATAATTCCATTTTTATTTAATTCTGTAATTAAAGCATCAGCTTTCTCTGGCGGCGTTATGGCTATCAGCGTTCCCGTTGAGGAAACGCTCCACGGCTCAAGGCCGTAGAACTCAAGCACCTTCCTTACCAGAGGGTCGAGGTAGAGCCTATCCGCATAGACCCTGAACCCAACCCCCGAATTCTCAGCTATCTCGTGGAGCGCTGTTAGGCCGCCTTCGGTGGCATCGTGCATGCCCCTGACGAACGGCCTCGCAATCAGGGCGTCAGGAAGGGCAGTCTCAAATGTGAAAAGCCTCTTAAGCCTCTCGATCTCCTTGAATGTTAGAAACTTCCTTAGCTCCTCCTCCCGAAAATACGCGGCAGAAACGGCAAACTCGAGGCCGATCTTGGCGGTAACGATTATTTTATCGCCCGGCTCCGCCAGCGGGAGCTTTAGTTCGTCTTTTCTCACCAGACCCATCGCGGTGGTCGTTGAAGTGGGCTCTGCTATAGTTGGGTAAGCCCCAGTGTGGCCACCAATTATGGAGCTTCCATACTTGCGGCACTCGGTGTTTAGGCTTCTCATGATGTTCTCCAGGAAACTTCTCTCGGTCCCAGGGGGAAAGAGCAGATCAACTATCAGCCACCTTGGTCTTGCACCAAAAACTGCAACATCACTCGCTGCAAAATGGTAGGTGAAGAATCCGAAGGTTTCTTCGGGCACGCCAAGTGTCGGGTCTGTGGCGACGATTAAGTAGTGCTCGTGGTCGTATTCGAGGACTGCCGAGTCGAACCCTTCCCGCGGGCCGTAAATAACCCGAACATCCTCAATTCCAATGTTTGGAAAGACAACTTCTCTCAGAACATCATTCCTTAACTTTCCGGGTGGGAGTCTCACCCCTCAACCCTCCGGAACTTCGCGATTATTTCCTGTGCATCCCTTAGGGTTTCTTCATCGCAGTCCCAGCACATGATTTCGAAGCTCGGAACGCGGACGCTCATGCGAACCTTTTTTCTCCTCGCGAGCTTACTTATCTCGTAGTTTACTCTATAAGCCAAATCCATGAGCTTGGGAGTTACAATTTCCTCACGGTCTATGTACTGCAACGGACAGCCCTCGCGCCACTGCCTTCTGCGGGCGTGTTCATACATGCGGTATGGCCTTATTCTGGCCTCTTCCGCAAGAGCTTCAACTTCCTCGGCGGTGTACTTAATCAATGGCCTGAAAAATGGGATGCCAATTCTCGGGAGGCCGCAGAGCCGTATATCCGTCCTGCACTGGTCGAGCAGGGCGCCAATTATCTTGTCGTTGGCGTTATCACCTTTAGCCAAAACATCAAAGCCGTTGTTGATGGCAAACCACTTGGCGTTCCAAAGCATCACTTTCTTGCAGTTGATACATATGGGACCCTTTCTGCCAGCTGTCTCACGGAGAAGACCATCAGTTACGTCCACAAGGTAGTGTTCAACGCCGAGCTTTTTCGTAAATTTCATGGCCCAGTTGAGCGTTTCCCTCCAGCTCCAGCGGTGGAAGAATGTGAGGGCTGAAACGTTGAGACCTGCTTCATTGAGCAGGTAGAGGGCCAAGCTGCTGTCCTTTCCCCCGGAGAATAGGACAAGAATCCGTTTCTCATAAAGCCCGCTTCGTTTAGAGAACTCCCGTATTTCATTAACGACACTCTCAATCATGGGGAAAAATACTGAAAGAGGCTTAAAAATCTAAGCCTCAGATGTTAATCTTGCCGACCCACTTCTCGGCGAGATTGCCGAAGATCGGGAACTTGTAGTACTCACCCTGGTAAGCCTTAAGTATTCCAAGTATCAAAAAGACAAGCCACGCCAACCACACCAACATACCCAGTAATGTGAAGAGAAGTCCTAGTGGTCCAGCAATGATACTCAGAATTGCACCTAGTATCCACAGAACTATCCAGATAATGGTGAGACCTATGAACGTAATCGTTGACTGCATAGCATGGAAACGGACAAAATCACTTTCCTTCTCTAGCACCAGAAAGAGTATGCCAGTGAGCCATCCGAGCACATACGCCAGCAAAGCCTCAACGTTCTCCTCCATGCCCAGAGAAGTCTTCTTTTTGGGTTCTTCGGGTGGAATCTCCTCCATAGACAACACACCTCCGAAATTCAATTAATTGTATTCTCTTTAATTCCTTAAATATCTTTCCAAAGTTTTAACATAGGCTCCAAAGAAGAAATCTTACGTAAGCCTACATCTAAACCAACAGTTTTCTGATTTCGAACCATCGGGCTTTGTTAGGCCCACCAAAGCTTTTTAAGGCTATCTACATACCCAAAATAGAATTAGGATAACCTAACGGTGATGCTCATGATTGTACCCTTAAACACCCTAAGACCCGGAGAAGGGGGAATCGTGGTTAACATAGTGGCTGGGTCCTATGCAAGACAGAGACTGGTTTCTATGGGGCTTACACCTGGAACCACGGTTCAAATCATCGAATCGCACTCAATGGGCCCAATGATTATCTCCGTTGGAGGAGTAAAGTTTGCCATTGGTAACGGATTAGCCGCCAAAGTCATGGTCAGAAAGCTCTGAGGTGGTTCTCCATGATGAAGGTCATTGCTCTGACCGGAAATCCTAATGTTGGGAAGACCACTATTTTCAACGCCTTGACCGGCATGCGCCAGCACGTCGGCAACTGGCCGGGAGTTACCGTTGAAAAGAAGGAGGGAATCCTGGAGTACAGGGGGCAGAAGTTTCTCGTGGTAGATCTCCCGGGAACTTATTCTCTTACCGCTCATTCTGTTGACGAGCTCGTGGCGAGAGATTTTCTCCTCAAGGGGAGCGCGGATGTTGTTGTGAACGTCGTGGATGCGACGGCCCTAATGAGAAACCTCTTTCTCACGATGGAGATACTCGAAATGAGCCTTGACAACGTGATCATAGCGCTCAATAAGACAGACCTCGCTGAGAAGAGAGGCATCGAGATAAACGTTAAGAGGATGGAGGAAGTCCTTGGCGTTCCTATCGTCCCACTTAACGCGAAGGAGGGCATCGGTATTGAGGAGCTCAAGGAAAGGATATACCAGATGGCGAACGGCAAGCTGAAGGCTCACCCCGTCATCCCGACCTATGACCCAGAAGTCGAAAGGGAAATCGAACACATAACCGCGGCCCTCAGAAATACTCCCCTGGCAGAAAAGTACAGCCTCCGATGGCTCGCCATAAAGCTCCTCCAGAGGGACGACGGAGTAATAAAGCTCATCCTCAGGCACCTTGGAAAGGAGAAGCTCGACGAGATAATGACTCACATAGAGGAAGTCGAAGAGCGGTATAAGCGCGCGATGGATCTCATAATAGCCAGCCAGAAGTATGAGTTCATAGATGGACTCATGCACAGGTTCGTGAGGTATTCCCATGAGCAAGGAGAGACCTTCAGCGACCAACTCGACCGGATTCTGACGCATCCAGTTTACGGCCTCTTGGCACTCTTTGGAGTGTTCTACCTTGTCTTTAAGTTCGTCTTCACCTTTGGAATGCCCCTTCAGGAACTGCTTGATGGGGCTTTCTCGAACTTTGGAGAGTGGCTAGCCCCCCAAATAGCTAGCGAGATCCTCCGCGGTTTGGTTGTTGATGGAATCATTGCCGGAGTCGGCTCGGTTCTAAGCTTCTTCCCGCTGGTGTTCCTCCTGTTCCTTGCCATGTCCCTGCTCGAGGACGTCGGCTACATGGCCAGGGCCGCCGTCGTGATGGAGAGAATAATGCGCAAGTTCGGCCTCCCCGGGAAGAGCTTCATACCCATGGTCCTCGCCTTCGGCTGCAACGTTCCCGCAGTGATGGCCACCAGAACCCTTGACGATGAGAGGGACAGACTCGTTACGATGCTTGTAAACCCATTAATCCCGTGCAGCGCGAGGCTGAGCGTCATAAGCTTCCTCGCAGGGGCCTTCTTTATCGAGAGGCGGGCCCTCGTGGCAGTCAGCATTTACGCCACTGCCATACTCCTCGCGCTCCTCACGGCATGGGTCATCAGCAGGTTCATAATCAAAGGGGAAGAAAGCCCCTTCATCATCGAGCTACCAGAATACCTTGTGCCCTCATGGAAGACGATACTGCTCCACTCCTGGGAGAGGAGCAAGGAGTTCGTCAAGAAGGCAGGAACGATAATACTCCTGGGATCGATAGCAATATGGTACCTCAGCAGCTACCCCGTCGAGATAGGCACCGGCCAGAGCTACGCTGAGAGGCTCGGCACCTTTTTCGAGCCCTACATGAAGTTCATGGGCCTTGACTGGAAGGCTGCGGTAGGCCTGCTCTTCGGTATAATCGCCAAGGAGAACGTCATCTCGACTTACGGTATAATCTACGGAAATGAGGAGGTAATAGCGAGCGTCATGACACCCCTTCAGGCGTATGTGCTGGCCCTTGTTACGACCCTCTACGTCCCGTGTATCGCCACAATCGGTGCGATAAGGGCTGAGAGCAACTGGAAGTGGGCGGCATTTACGGTTTTTTACATGATAGCGCTGGCTTCCATAGTAGGAATAATAGTCTGGCAAATCGGCACGGCTCTGGGTCTTTGAGGTGAAAAAGATGCTTGAGCAAATCCTTGAGCTGATCAAGGAAGGGAAAAGCCTCGATGAGATAGCCGAGAGGCTCTCGCTCCCGCGGGAAGAAGTTGAGGGGGCGCTGAAGATCCTGGAAACTCTGGGCTACATTGAACGGGTAGAACTCGGAAGCTCGACCTGTGAAACATGCCCTCTCAAGAGTGTCTGCCCCGGCTCCTGTTTCCGCTTTAAGGGGCAGATATACATCGTTCCGGAATTAAATCTCAGTGGACAGAAATGAACTCCTCCTCCTTTTCGTTCATTGTGGGACATATTTAATGGCCGTAAAATATATAAGTTTCCAGCAGGAGTGTTAAATGGTGATACTATGAAAGCCGTTATTCTTGCTGGTGGTTTTGGAACTAGGTTAAGGCCACTTTCATCAACCAGACCAAAGCCGATGGTTCCAGTTCTTGGCAAGCCGAACCTTCAGTACCTTCTGGAGAGCCTTGAGAAGATATCCGAAATCGACGAAGTTGTTCTTTCGGTTCACTATATGAAGGGGGAGATAAGAGAGTTCATCGACGAGAAGATGAGCGATTATCCCAAAGACATCCGCTTCGTTAACGATCCCATGCCGCTTGAAACCGGTGGTGCGCTCAAGAACGTTGAGGACTACGTGAGCGAGGACTTCCTCGTTATCTACGGTGATGTCTTCACGAACTTTGACTTCAAAGAGCTTATAGAGGCTCACAGAAAGAACGGTAGCCTCATCACTGTTGCCGTCACCAAGGTCTATGATCCCGAGAAGTACGGTGTCGTTGAGGTCGATGAAGAAGGCAAGATTGTTCACTTCGAAGAGAAGCCCAAGAGGCCGAAGACTAACCTCGTCGATGCCGGAATATACATGGTGAACAAAAAGGTTCTTGATGCCATTCCAAAGAACAAGGAGGTCTACTTTGAGAAGGAAGTTCTTCCGAAGTTTGTCGCCCAGGGAGAGGTTTATGCCCACCAGATACCACGCGGGCACTACTGGATTGACCTCGGAACGCCAGATGATCTTTTCTACGCCCACCAAATAGCGATGGACGAGATAACTAAGCAGAATGGCTACTACACCATCAAAGAAGGTGCAGAGGTTCCAGAGGACGTTGAGATTCAGGGACCTGTCTACATCGACGAAGGGGTCAAGATAGGCCATGGCGCCAAGATAAAGGCCTACACGTATATCGGTCCGAACAGCATAATCGAGGACAAGGCATATCTCAAAAGGGCCATCCTGATAGGAAGCGACATAGTCAAGGAGAGGGCGGAGATAAAGGACTCCATACTTGGAGAAGGCGTCGTTATTAGCAGGAACGTCCTCCTCAAAGAGAACGCCGTCGTCGGTGACTATGCCAAGATATACGACAACCTCGTCATCTACGGTGCGAAGGTACTCCCGTGGAAAAAGGTCGAGGAGTACGAAGCCTACATCAAGATAAAGCTCGATCCAACCAAGGTCAGACCCGGCGTTACGCCGGAGCGCTGTCCGCTTGGACTGCCCGAGTGCATCTACACCAAATTCAAGGCCATAGCAGGAGAAAAACCATCCTGTGACGAGTGTATCGAGAACCAGTGGCTCTTCTGAGCCTTTCCTCTTTTTGAACCTTTAGGACAAGCTTTAAATGCTCGTGAAAGAAGGAAATCAAAACTGACCTCCTCCCCACCCTGAAGGGCGATGCCTGAAGAAGAAAAATGTCAAAAACTTTCGATGAAACTTTGCGCCAGCAAAGTTTTCTTCAGTACCTAATTCTCGGGTTGTACTCGAGGAGCATCAGGCCGTTCTTGAATATTCTTATCGTGCCGCTCTCGGAGAGGCTTATGGAGATGGCTTTAGTCAGCTTCGTTATTCCAGCAGCTGCTATGTGCCTGCTGCCGAGTCCCGGCGGGAGCATCAGGTCTATGGCCCTGGGATCAACCTCTATGTACCTTCCCGCCGCTATGATCCTCCCAGTATTGCTTACGACGAACGCCCCGTCAAGCTGGGCAAATTCTTTAATGATCTCCTTGCTGTCCCTGTCAAGAACGTTTATCTTGTGGCCCTTGAAGGGGTTGGGTATCATCTGGTGGGAGTGCTTCAGCACGTTCCTCGTGTCGCCGATTATGAAGAGCGTTCCTACAGGTGTGCCCTCCCTTCCTTCTATGCTCAGCTCGATGGTTATCTCAAGCAACCGCTGAAGGACGTTCTGGTTCTGGGCAAAGAAGCCTCTCATGGCGGAGATGCTTTTCTTGACAGTTTTGATTCCGATCAGCTCGCTGGTAACGTAAACGAAAGAATCCCCCTCTTTAACTATATCATGCTCAAGGAGAAATGCCGAGATTAAGTTGAGAATGTTGTTCAGATCAAGATTCTGGGGAATTGAAACTCTTTTGATCTTCTCGTTCTCAACGTCAAAGGAAGAGCTCACTATTACAACAGTAACTCCTATGTCCGGAATTCTTCCCTGCTCAACGTCTTCGAGTATCACCAGCGATTTCCCTTCGAGTTCTTTTACGATATCGATCGCGCTTTTTATCAGTATCTCGGGGATTCTCTTGCCCATATTAACCAGCCATTAATGAAGTGACTTTGGGTAGTATAAAAATCTACCGTCTTCAGAAAACGTTAAAACTAAGCGTGCTATATGGCATTTGGTGTGAAACATGAGGATCGTGGTTGCAATAACCGGGGCAAGTGGTGTAATCTATGGTGTGAGGTTGATCGAAGTTCTGCGTGAGCTGGGGCATGATGTTGTGACGGTAGCTTCTAAAACAGGTCTGGCAGTGATAAGGCACGAGCTTGGAATAGATTTCAAGCCGGATTACCGAGAGGAAAATCTCTTCGCGCCGATAGCTTCTGGCTCCAACCGCTTCGATGCCGTGGTAATAGCCCCCTGTTCGATGAAGACTCTTTCCGCAATAGCCAATGGCTACGCCGACAACCTGATAACAAGGGTAGCCGATGTTGCTTTAAAGGAACGCAGAAAACTTATCCTACTCGTCAGGGAAACCCCCTTAAACTTGATACATCTGCAAAATATGGTGCTGGCCACCCAAGCTGGTGCAGTCGTTATGCCAGCTTCCCCAGGATTTTACACAAAACCCAAAACTTTGGACGAAATGGTAAACTTTATAATTGGAAAATCCTAGATCTTCTTGGGATCGAGAACGAGATATACCCTCGGTGGAGGAGTTGATATGGTCCAGCTTGATGACCTTGATAGGGCAATCCTCCGCATTCTGAAGGAGGATGCAAGGTTGACAATATCCGAGATAGCCGAGAGGCTTAATAGGCCGGAATCCACGATCCATTTTAGGATTAAAAAGCTACAAGAGCGAAACATCATTGATAAATACACTATAATC of the Thermococcus onnurineus NA1 genome contains:
- a CDS encoding sugar phosphate nucleotidyltransferase; this translates as MKAVILAGGFGTRLRPLSSTRPKPMVPVLGKPNLQYLLESLEKISEIDEVVLSVHYMKGEIREFIDEKMSDYPKDIRFVNDPMPLETGGALKNVEDYVSEDFLVIYGDVFTNFDFKELIEAHRKNGSLITVAVTKVYDPEKYGVVEVDEEGKIVHFEEKPKRPKTNLVDAGIYMVNKKVLDAIPKNKEVYFEKEVLPKFVAQGEVYAHQIPRGHYWIDLGTPDDLFYAHQIAMDEITKQNGYYTIKEGAEVPEDVEIQGPVYIDEGVKIGHGAKIKAYTYIGPNSIIEDKAYLKRAILIGSDIVKERAEIKDSILGEGVVISRNVLLKENAVVGDYAKIYDNLVIYGAKVLPWKKVEEYEAYIKIKLDPTKVRPGVTPERCPLGLPECIYTKFKAIAGEKPSCDECIENQWLF
- a CDS encoding DNA integrity scanning protein DisA nucleotide-binding domain protein, translated to MGKRIPEILIKSAIDIVKELEGKSLVILEDVEQGRIPDIGVTVVIVSSSFDVENEKIKRVSIPQNLDLNNILNLISAFLLEHDIVKEGDSFVYVTSELIGIKTVKKSISAMRGFFAQNQNVLQRLLEITIELSIEGREGTPVGTLFIIGDTRNVLKHSHQMIPNPFKGHKINVLDRDSKEIIKEFAQLDGAFVVSNTGRIIAAGRYIEVDPRAIDLMLPPGLGSRHIAAAGITKLTKAISISLSESGTIRIFKNGLMLLEYNPRIRY